A single window of Nicotiana tomentosiformis chromosome 1, ASM39032v3, whole genome shotgun sequence DNA harbors:
- the LOC104090359 gene encoding U4/U6 small nuclear ribonucleoprotein Prp31 homolog, with product MATLADSFLADLDELSDNVLDDENFDAEQEDVGDLADTLDNVSKLQKSRRYIDVMQKVEDALIDVTNKGNTVDLDDDDPEFQLIVACNTLLIDIENEIFIIHNFIRDRYRFKFRELDSLVPHLIDYARVVKKIGNEMDVARVDLAGLLISVNIMVVCITASTTNGKPLPEDVLQKTLEACDRAIALDSAKKKVFDFLESRMGNIAPNLSAVVGSAVSAKLIGAAGCLSKLANMPSDNIQHLGNKRKNLAGFSSKFCRAGGYIEQSKIIRNTSSSLRKEACGWLADKSILAARMDSNRGKPTGEYGRSLKEEILKKIEKSQEQPPAR from the coding sequence ATGGCAACTCTTGCTGATTCGTTCCTGGCAGATCTGGACGAATTGTCCGATAATGTTCTTGACGATGAGAATTTTGATGCTGAACAGGAAGATGTTGGAGACTTGGCAGACACGCTAGATAATGTTTCCAAGCTGCAAAAATCACGTCGCTACATTGACGTGATGCAGAAAGTTGAAGATGCCCTAATTGATGTCACGAATAAAGGTAACACTGTGGATCTGGACGATGATGATCCAGAATTTCAGTTGATAGTAGCCTGTAATACCTTATTAATTGACATTGagaatgaaatatttataatccACAATTTCATACGCGACAGGTATCGATTTAAATTCCGTGAGCTAGACTCGCTTGTACCTCACCTAATTGATTACGCCCGAGTTGTTAAAAAAATTGGCAACGAAATGGATGTGGCTCGTGTTGACTTGGCAGGACTGCTTATCTCAGTTAACATCATGGTTGTCTGTATTACGGCATCAACTACCAATGGCAAGCCACTGCCAGAAGATGTTTTACAAAAGACACTAGAAGCATGTGATAGAGCAATCGCTCTTGATTCAGCAAAGAAAAAGGTTTTCGATTTTTTGGAGAGTCGAATGGGAAATATTGCTCCCAATCTTTCTGCTGTTGTTGGGAGTGCAGTTTCTGCAAAACTTATAGGTGCTGCTGGTTGTCTCTCGAAGTTGGCAAATATGCCTTCTGATAACATCCAGCATCTTGGTAACAAAAGGAAGAATTTAGCAGGGTTCTCCTCCAAATTTTGTCGTGCAGGAGGTTATATTGAGCAAAGTAAAATAATTCGGAATACATCTTCTTCCTTAAGGAAGGAAGCCTGTGGATGGCTGGCAGACAAATCTATATTAGCTGCTCGTATGGATTCGAACAGAGGAAAGCCGACCGGAGAATATGGAAGATCTCTTAAGGAAGAGATCCTTAAAAAGATAGAGAAATCACAAGAGCAACCTCCTGCAAGGTAG